In Aquincola tertiaricarbonis, the genomic stretch CCACGTGCAGCCGCTCAGCCTGGATGCGTTTGGCGAGCCCTTGCACGGTTTTCCAGCGTTCACCGCCAGCGTGTGCAACCTCAACCCCACCAGCCGCGGCCGGGTGCGCATCCGCAGCCCGCGCTTCGAGGACGCGCCTTCGATCGCGCCGCAGTACCTGAGCACCGAAGAAGACCGCCAGGTGGCCGCGCAATCGCTGCGGCTGACGCGGCGCATCGTCGCGCAGCCGGCGCTGGCCGCCTACCAGCCGCAGGAGTGGAAGCCCGGCACCCAGTACCAGACCGATGAGGAACTGGCCCGGCTGGCCGGCGACATCGCTACCACCATCTTCCACCCCGTCGGCACCACGAAGATGGGCCGTGACGATGACCCGATGGCCGTGGTGGATGCGCGGCTGCGGGTGCGCGGCGTGCGCGGCCTGCGGGTGGTGGATGCGGGCGTGATGCCCACCATCACCAGCGGCAACACCAACTCGCCCACGCTGATGATCGCCGAGCGCGCCGCGCAGTGGATCGCACAGGACGCGCTGCGCGAGGAGGCCGCTCTCACGTGATCACTGATCCGTGGTTTTACGCCGTGGCGGTGCCCGCGGTGCTGCTGATGGGCCTCAGCAAGACCGGCTTCGGCGCCGGCTTCGGTGCGCTGGCAGTGCCCCTGATGGCGCTGGCCGTGCCGGTGCCGCAGGCGGCGGCCATCATGCTGCCGTTGCTGGCCATCATGGACGCTCTGGGCCTGGCCGCCTTCATCAAGGAGTTCGACCGGCAGCTGATCAAGCTGATCCTGCCCGCCGGGCTGCTGGGCACCGTGATCGGCACGCTGCTGTTCGGCGTGCTGCCGGCCAAGGTGGTGGCCGGCGTGGTGGGTGCGATCACGCTGCTGTTCCTGGCCATCCGCACGGTTTTTCCGCCGCGCGCCGATGCACCGCCGCCGCCGCGCTGGCTGGGCTTCGGGCTGGCCACGGTGTCGGGCTTCACCAGCTTCGTCGCCCATGCGGGCGGGCCGCCGATCAGCTTCTACGTGCTGCCGCTGCGGCTGCCGCCGGTGCGCTTCACCGCCACCATGGCGGTGTTCTTTGCGGCGGTGAATGCCTCCAAGTGGATTCCGTATGCGTGGCTGGGTTTGATCGACCTGGGCAACCTCAGCACCTCGGCGGTGCTGGCTCCGCTGGCGCCGGTGGGGGTGTGGATCGGCGTGAGGCTGGTGCGACGGGTGTCGCCGACGCTGTTCTACCGCCTCTTTTCCCTCGGAATGCTACTGACCGGCTGCAAACTGCTATGGGATGGCATTCGCTAGCAGATCATTTCTGATTTGATGTGAAAATTCGTTCAAGACGCTAACGGATGGTTCGATAAGACAGTTGCAGCAGTTTTGCTGCTCGTCTTTGAGACCCAAAATGCGAACCAATCTGCCAGTGACTGGCCGCGAGCATGTGCTGCCTGCCGGTCAGACCCTGCTGTCCACCACCGATACCCGCAGCATCGTGACCTACGCCAACGCGTCGTTCTGCGATGCCAGCGGCTTCACCCTGGAAGAGCTGCTGGGACAGCCGCACAACCAGGTGCGGCAC encodes the following:
- a CDS encoding sulfite exporter TauE/SafE family protein; the protein is MITDPWFYAVAVPAVLLMGLSKTGFGAGFGALAVPLMALAVPVPQAAAIMLPLLAIMDALGLAAFIKEFDRQLIKLILPAGLLGTVIGTLLFGVLPAKVVAGVVGAITLLFLAIRTVFPPRADAPPPPRWLGFGLATVSGFTSFVAHAGGPPISFYVLPLRLPPVRFTATMAVFFAAVNASKWIPYAWLGLIDLGNLSTSAVLAPLAPVGVWIGVRLVRRVSPTLFYRLFSLGMLLTGCKLLWDGIR